A window of the Gossypium hirsutum isolate 1008001.06 chromosome A03, Gossypium_hirsutum_v2.1, whole genome shotgun sequence genome harbors these coding sequences:
- the LOC107935003 gene encoding gallate 1-beta-glucosyltransferase, translated as MSTEPLLHAFLVSFPAQGHVNPLLRLGKRLASKGLLITLSTPKVFSKQMAKANNITDDQLIPVGDGFLRFESFQDGWDDDDPRRAHLDQYMHQLELAGKLAISAMIKRYAEQNRPVSCLINNPYIPWASDVAESLGIPSAMLWVQSCACFAAYYHYNLGLVPFPTETDPDIDVQLPSMPLLKHDEVPSYLRPSTPFAFLRTAILGQFKKLDKPFCVLMDTFQELEPEIVEYMSKFCLIKTVGPLFKYPEIPNSTIRCDMMKPDDCIEWLNSKPASSVIYISFGTVVYLKQEQVDEIAKALLATGISFLWVMKPPAKEFGLPFHTLPEGFLEKAGDNGKILLWSPQVKVLTHPSVSCFVSHCGWNSALEALSCGVPIIAFPQWGDQVTNAVYLVDVFKTGLRMGRGKGKKRITPKEEVAKCFVEATLGLKAKDLKSNALKWKLAAEAAVADGGSSDRNMQTFIDEVKNRCRAQQ; from the coding sequence ATGAGTACTGAACCTCTGCTTCATGCGTTTCTTGTTTCATTTCCAGCCCAAGGCCATGTAAACCCTCTACTAAGACTCGGCAAGCGCCTTGCCTCCAAGGGTTTgcttatcacactatctaccCCCAAAGTCTTCAGCAAACAGATGGCTAAAGCCAACAACATCACTGACGACCAGCTTATCCCTGTGGGCGATGGCTTTCTCCGATTTGAATCATTCCAGGATGGTTGGGACGACGACGACCCGAGACGCGCACACCTCGACCAATACATGCACCAACTGGAGCTCGCAGGCAAACTAGCGATTTCAGCTATGATCAAGAGATACGCCGAGCAAAACCGTCCCGTTTCTTGCTTAATCAACAACCCTTACATTCCTTGGGCATCTGATGTTGCTGAAAGTCTCGGCATCCCTTCTGCAATGCTTTGGGTGCAGTCTTGCGCGTGTTTCGCCGCCTATTACCATTACAATCTTGGGTTAGTGCCGTTTCCTACTGAAACTGATCCTGACATTGATGTTCAGTTGCCGTCTATGCCACTTCTCAAGCACGATGAAGTTCCTAGCTATTTGCGCCCTTCAACTCCTTTTGCTTTCTTGAGGACGGCCATTCTTGGTCAATTTAAGAAACTTGATAAGCCATTTTGTGTATTAATGGACACTTTCCAGGAACTAGAACCTGAAATAGTTGAATACATGTCCAAATTTTGCCTTATAAAGACTGTTGGTCCATTGTTCAAATATCCGGAAATACCAAACAGCACGATCCGTTGTGACATGATGAAACCCGACGACTGCATCGAGTGGCTCAACTCCAAACCGGCCTCCTCAGTGATATACATCTCGTTTGGTACCGTCGTTTACTTGAAACAAGAACAAGTGGATGAAATAGCTAAGGCGCTGTTAGCCACTGGTATCTCATTCTTGTGGGTAATGAAACCACCAGCAAAGGAGTTTGGCCTTCCATTCCACACTTTGCCTGAAGGGTTTTTGGAGAAAGCGGGTGACAATGGCAAGATCTTGCTATGGAGTCCGCAAGTGAAAGTGCTGACCCACCCTTCAGTTTCCTGCTTCGTGTCGCATTGCGGTTGGAACTCGGCGTTGGAGGCGCTTTCATGTGGTGTGCCCATCATTGCGTTCCCTCAATGGGGCGATCAAGTGACAAATGCTGTTTACTTGGTCGATGTGTTCAAAACCGGCTTGAGAATGGGCCGCGGAAAGGGCAAAAAAAGGATAACTCCAAAAGAGGAGGTGGCAAAATGCTTTGTGGAAGCAACGTTAGGGCTGAAGGCAAAGGATTTGAAGAGCAACGCTTTGAAGTGGAAACTAGCGGCGGAGGCAGCAGTCGCAGACGGCGGTTCCTCTGACAGGAACATGCAAACTTTCATTGATGAGGTGAAAAACAGATGCAGAGCACAACAATGA